One segment of Ureibacillus thermophilus DNA contains the following:
- the dnaJ gene encoding molecular chaperone DnaJ has product MKRDYYEVLGVSKNATKDEIKKAYRKLSKKYHPDLNNEPDAAEKFKEINEAYEVLSDDQKRAQYDQFGHAGVNGQGGGFSGGGFSDFGFGGFEDIFDTFFGGGSRRRRDPNAPRKGDDLQYRMNISFEDAVFGKQTEIEIPREEECDTCHGSGAKPGTNPKTCDKCNGTGQISQAIDTPLGRIVNRRTCGYCHGTGKIIEEKCTTCAGKGRVQKRKKIKINIPEGIDDGQQLRVAGQGEPGINGGPPGDLYIVFKVGKHPYFVREGDDIYYDLKITFPQAALGDEIEVPTIHGKVKLRIPPGTQSGAQFRIKDKGVKNIHGYGRGHQYVNVKVVTPTNLTERQKQLLREFAEISGDIPEEQESSLLNKIKKKFKGETK; this is encoded by the coding sequence ATGAAACGTGACTATTATGAAGTCCTTGGCGTCAGCAAAAACGCCACAAAGGATGAAATAAAGAAAGCATATAGAAAATTATCGAAAAAATATCACCCTGATTTGAACAATGAACCGGATGCAGCAGAAAAATTTAAAGAGATTAATGAAGCCTATGAAGTGTTAAGCGATGACCAAAAAAGAGCTCAATATGATCAATTTGGGCATGCCGGAGTAAACGGCCAAGGCGGCGGTTTTAGCGGCGGTGGTTTCAGCGACTTCGGCTTCGGCGGCTTTGAAGATATATTTGACACGTTCTTTGGCGGCGGTTCAAGACGAAGAAGAGATCCAAATGCTCCTCGAAAAGGCGACGATCTGCAGTATCGCATGAACATTTCCTTTGAAGATGCAGTGTTTGGTAAACAAACAGAAATTGAAATTCCTAGAGAAGAAGAGTGTGACACATGCCACGGTTCAGGGGCAAAACCTGGCACAAATCCAAAAACGTGCGATAAATGTAACGGTACAGGTCAAATCAGCCAGGCAATCGACACGCCTTTGGGACGAATTGTTAATCGCCGTACTTGTGGTTACTGTCATGGTACTGGTAAAATAATCGAAGAAAAATGTACAACTTGTGCCGGAAAAGGTCGAGTACAAAAACGGAAAAAAATCAAAATCAATATTCCTGAAGGCATTGATGACGGCCAACAATTGCGCGTAGCCGGCCAAGGAGAGCCTGGCATCAATGGAGGACCTCCTGGCGACTTATACATTGTCTTTAAAGTAGGAAAACATCCTTACTTTGTCAGAGAAGGGGACGATATTTACTATGATTTAAAAATTACGTTCCCTCAAGCGGCTTTAGGCGATGAAATAGAAGTGCCAACCATCCATGGAAAAGTGAAATTAAGAATTCCACCTGGAACTCAATCCGGCGCTCAATTCCGCATTAAAGATAAAGGAGTAAAAAACATCCATGGCTACGGCAGAGGCCATCAATATGTGAACGTAAAAGTTGTAACACCAACAAATTTAACAGAACGGCAAAAACAATTGTTGCGCGAATTTGCTGAAATTAGCGGCGATATTCCAGAAGAACAAGAAAGCTCATTATTAAATAAAATCAAAAAAAAATTTAAAGGTGAGACAAAATAA
- the dnaK gene encoding molecular chaperone DnaK: MSKIIGIDLGTTNSVVAVLEGGEPKIIPNPEGNRTTPSAVAFKNGERLVGEVAKRQAITNPNTILSIKSHMGTDYKVKVEDKEYTPQEISAMILQYLKSYAEDYLGEKVTKAVITVPAYFNDAQRQATKDAGRIAGLEVERIINEPTAAALAYGLDKLEEDQKILVFDLGGGTFDVSILELGDGVFEVLATAGDNQLGGDDFDKKIIDYLVDEFKKEHGIDLSKDKMAMQRLKDAAEKAKKELSSATTTQISLPFITAGPEGPLHLETSLTRAKFEELTKDLIERTMVPVRQALSDAGLTASDIDKVILVGGSTRIPAVQEAVKRETGHEPHKGVNPDEVVAMGAAIQAGVIAGDVKDIVLLDVTPLSLGIETMGGVFTKLIERNTTIPTSKSQIFTTAADNQPAVDIHVLQGERPMAADNKTLGRFQLTDIPPAPRGVPQIEVTFDIDKNGIVSVKAKDLGTGKEQKIVIQSNSGLSEEEIQRMIKEAEENAEADKKRKEEAELRNEADQLVFQVDKTINDLGDQITEDEKKSVSEAKDALSKALKEGSIDEIKSAKEKLEGVLQPLIIKVYQQAAQQAQANQSGDGKKDDGVVDADFEEVKDEDK; encoded by the coding sequence ATGAGTAAAATTATTGGTATTGACTTAGGTACTACGAACTCTGTTGTAGCAGTATTAGAAGGTGGAGAACCTAAAATCATCCCGAACCCAGAAGGAAACCGTACAACACCTTCTGCTGTTGCTTTTAAAAATGGAGAACGTCTAGTAGGAGAAGTGGCAAAACGCCAAGCCATTACAAACCCAAATACAATTCTTTCCATTAAATCCCACATGGGTACTGACTACAAAGTAAAAGTGGAAGATAAAGAATACACTCCTCAAGAAATTTCAGCGATGATTTTACAATATTTAAAAAGCTACGCTGAAGATTACCTAGGCGAAAAAGTAACAAAAGCAGTTATCACTGTGCCAGCTTACTTTAATGATGCTCAACGCCAAGCAACAAAAGATGCTGGACGAATTGCCGGATTAGAAGTGGAACGCATCATTAACGAGCCTACTGCCGCTGCCCTTGCTTACGGATTGGATAAATTAGAAGAAGACCAAAAAATCTTAGTATTCGACCTTGGCGGCGGTACATTCGACGTTTCCATCCTTGAACTTGGCGACGGCGTTTTCGAAGTGCTTGCTACTGCCGGTGATAACCAACTTGGCGGCGATGATTTCGACAAAAAAATCATTGACTACTTAGTGGATGAATTCAAAAAAGAACATGGCATCGACTTATCAAAAGATAAAATGGCAATGCAGCGCTTAAAAGATGCTGCGGAAAAAGCGAAAAAAGAATTATCAAGCGCCACTACTACACAAATTTCATTGCCATTCATTACGGCAGGTCCAGAGGGTCCATTACACTTAGAAACATCTTTAACTCGCGCCAAATTTGAAGAGTTGACAAAAGACTTAATTGAACGCACTATGGTTCCTGTTCGCCAAGCTCTTTCTGATGCTGGACTTACTGCATCTGATATCGATAAAGTTATCCTTGTTGGTGGTTCAACACGGATTCCAGCGGTTCAAGAAGCTGTAAAACGTGAAACAGGCCATGAACCTCATAAAGGCGTTAACCCAGATGAAGTAGTTGCGATGGGTGCAGCCATTCAAGCGGGCGTTATTGCTGGAGATGTAAAAGACATCGTACTTCTTGACGTAACTCCGCTTTCATTAGGTATTGAGACAATGGGTGGCGTGTTCACAAAATTAATCGAACGCAACACAACAATCCCAACTTCTAAATCTCAAATTTTCACAACAGCTGCAGATAACCAACCTGCTGTGGATATTCATGTATTGCAAGGTGAACGTCCAATGGCAGCAGATAACAAAACATTGGGCCGTTTCCAATTAACAGATATTCCACCAGCTCCACGTGGTGTACCGCAAATTGAAGTTACATTCGATATCGACAAAAACGGTATCGTATCTGTTAAAGCGAAAGACCTTGGCACTGGCAAAGAGCAAAAAATCGTTATTCAATCAAACTCAGGTTTATCTGAAGAAGAAATTCAACGTATGATTAAAGAGGCGGAAGAAAACGCTGAAGCGGACAAAAAACGTAAAGAAGAAGCAGAACTCCGCAACGAAGCGGATCAATTAGTATTCCAAGTGGATAAAACAATCAATGACTTGGGCGACCAAATCACAGAAGATGAAAAGAAATCTGTATCAGAAGCAAAAGATGCATTATCTAAAGCATTAAAAGAAGGTTCCATCGACGAAATCAAATCTGCAAAAGAAAAACTTGAAGGTGTGCTTCAACCATTAATCATAAAAGTATACCAACAAGCTGCTCAACAAGCACAAGCGAACCAAAGCGGAGACGGTAAAAAAGACGACGGTGTAGTGGATGCAGATTTTGAAGAAGTAAAAGACGAAGATAAATAA
- the grpE gene encoding nucleotide exchange factor GrpE — protein sequence MSETTENKNKQEETIEQDDTVKEEAAAQANGEVASSNEEASQNKEAGNEEDASSLVEGPLVEEYKAKIAELEAKLEEEENRYLRLRADFENMRRRSQLDLQAAEKYRAQSLLMDLLPVIDNFERALDVKVESEDAKNLYKGIEMVYNMLIEAAKKEGLEVIPAVDQPFDPNVHQAIMQESDPEKESGIVLKEFQKGYKLKDRVLRPSMVSVNE from the coding sequence GTGTCCGAAACGACAGAAAACAAGAACAAACAGGAAGAAACAATCGAACAAGATGATACTGTAAAAGAAGAAGCAGCTGCTCAAGCAAATGGAGAGGTTGCATCTTCCAATGAAGAAGCCTCTCAAAACAAAGAAGCGGGCAATGAAGAAGATGCTAGCTCTTTAGTTGAAGGGCCTTTAGTGGAAGAATATAAAGCGAAAATTGCTGAGTTGGAAGCAAAGCTTGAGGAAGAAGAAAACCGCTATTTGCGTTTGAGAGCGGATTTTGAAAATATGCGTCGACGCAGCCAGCTTGATTTGCAGGCGGCTGAAAAATACCGCGCCCAAAGCTTGCTTATGGATTTATTGCCAGTGATTGATAATTTCGAAAGAGCACTGGATGTCAAAGTGGAATCGGAAGACGCAAAAAATTTATATAAAGGAATTGAAATGGTCTACAATATGCTCATTGAAGCAGCGAAGAAAGAAGGGCTTGAAGTCATTCCGGCTGTAGACCAACCTTTTGATCCGAATGTTCATCAAGCGATTATGCAAGAGTCTGATCCAGAAAAAGAATCCGGCATTGTTTTAAAAGAATTCCAGAAAGGGTATAAATTGAAAGATCGCGTATTAAGACCATCTATGGTTTCTGTTAATGAGTAA
- the mtaB gene encoding tRNA (N(6)-L-threonylcarbamoyladenosine(37)-C(2))-methylthiotransferase MtaB: MQTVAFHTLGCKVNHYETEAIWQLFKEHGYERVDFEEQADVYVINTCTVTNTGDKKSRQVIRRAIRKNPDAVICVTGCYAQTSPAEILEIPGVDIVVGTQDRAKMLEYIEQYRKERQPINAVRNIMKNRVFEEMDVPYFTDRTRASLKIQEGCNNFCTFCIIPWARGLMRSRDPQAVIKQAQVLVDAGYLEIVLTGIHTGGYGQDFKDYNLAMLLRDIEANVKGIKRLRISSIEASQLTDEVIDVLRNSNIIVNHLHIPLQSGSNTVLKRMRRKYTMEFFAERLNKLKEALPNLAITSDIIVGFPGETEEEFMETYNFVKEHKFAELHVFPYSKRTGTPAARMENQVDEEVKNERVHRLITLNDQLAKEYASRFEGEVLEVIPEEHVKEIGPNMLAGYTDNYLRVVFEGSSDLIGKLVKVKITKAGYPYNEGQFVRILEEQYQ, from the coding sequence TTGCAAACTGTGGCCTTTCATACATTAGGCTGTAAAGTAAATCATTACGAGACCGAGGCCATTTGGCAATTGTTTAAAGAGCATGGCTATGAGCGTGTTGATTTTGAAGAGCAAGCAGACGTTTATGTGATAAATACGTGTACAGTGACAAATACAGGTGATAAAAAATCTCGCCAAGTGATTCGCAGAGCGATCCGAAAAAATCCAGATGCGGTCATTTGCGTAACAGGCTGCTACGCCCAAACTTCCCCGGCGGAAATTTTAGAAATTCCCGGCGTGGATATTGTGGTGGGTACTCAAGATCGGGCGAAAATGCTTGAATATATTGAACAGTACCGCAAAGAAAGACAGCCGATTAACGCAGTCCGCAATATTATGAAAAACCGCGTATTTGAAGAAATGGATGTACCATATTTTACAGACCGCACCCGCGCTTCCTTGAAAATCCAGGAAGGCTGCAACAACTTCTGCACTTTCTGTATTATCCCGTGGGCAAGAGGACTTATGCGCTCCCGCGATCCTCAAGCGGTTATTAAGCAAGCCCAAGTATTAGTAGATGCAGGCTATTTGGAAATCGTCTTAACCGGCATTCACACAGGCGGTTATGGCCAAGACTTCAAGGATTATAATTTAGCGATGCTTCTCCGAGATATTGAAGCGAATGTAAAAGGCATAAAACGTTTAAGAATTTCATCGATTGAGGCTTCTCAATTAACGGATGAAGTCATCGATGTGCTCCGAAATTCAAACATTATTGTGAATCATTTGCACATCCCGCTTCAATCTGGTTCTAATACTGTTTTGAAACGCATGCGCCGCAAATATACAATGGAATTCTTTGCAGAGCGGTTAAATAAATTAAAAGAAGCATTGCCGAATTTGGCCATTACTTCTGACATCATCGTCGGTTTCCCGGGTGAAACGGAAGAGGAATTTATGGAAACATACAATTTTGTAAAAGAGCATAAATTTGCTGAGCTTCATGTTTTCCCATATTCAAAACGGACTGGTACTCCAGCGGCCCGCATGGAAAACCAAGTGGATGAAGAAGTAAAAAATGAGCGGGTACACCGTTTAATTACGTTAAACGATCAATTGGCGAAAGAATACGCTTCCCGTTTTGAAGGTGAAGTGCTTGAAGTAATTCCGGAAGAGCATGTAAAAGAAATCGGTCCAAATATGCTCGCTGGTTATACAGATAATTATTTGCGTGTTGTTTTTGAAGGTTCTTCTGATCTGATTGGGAAATTGGTAAAAGTAAAAATTACAAAAGCCGGTTATCCTTACAACGAAGGCCAATTTGTGCGTATACTTGAAGAACAATATCAATAA
- the rpsU gene encoding 30S ribosomal protein S21 has translation MTKTVVRKNETLEDALRRFKRNVSKNGTIQEIRKREFYEKPSVRRKKKSEAARKRKWS, from the coding sequence ATGACAAAAACTGTCGTACGAAAAAACGAAACACTTGAAGATGCTCTTCGTCGCTTCAAACGAAATGTATCAAAAAATGGTACAATTCAAGAAATTAGAAAACGCGAATTTTACGAAAAACCAAGTGTAAGACGTAAGAAAAAATCTGAAGCTGCACGCAAACGTAAGTGGTCATAA
- the deoC gene encoding deoxyribose-phosphate aldolase — MNYASYIDHTLLKPDATEEQIKKLCEEAKKFGFASVCVNPYWIKDCKHILKGTKVNVCTVVGFPLGAVTTATKVFETTQAIEQGADEIDMVINIGLLKARDYERVKEDIKQVVNAASGRLVKVIIETSLLSDEEKVKACQLAVEAGAAFVKTSTGFSTGGATVEDVALMRKTVGEQVGVKASGGIRSLADMLKMIEAGANRIGTSSGVKIIEETL; from the coding sequence ATAAACTATGCATCATACATTGACCATACGCTGCTGAAACCCGATGCAACAGAAGAGCAAATAAAAAAATTATGTGAGGAAGCGAAAAAATTCGGCTTTGCTTCTGTTTGTGTCAATCCATATTGGATAAAGGATTGTAAACATATTTTGAAAGGCACCAAGGTCAATGTCTGCACGGTCGTTGGTTTTCCTTTAGGGGCTGTAACAACAGCGACGAAGGTTTTTGAAACAACGCAGGCCATTGAACAAGGCGCCGATGAAATTGATATGGTAATAAATATTGGTTTATTAAAAGCGCGTGATTATGAACGAGTGAAGGAAGACATCAAGCAGGTGGTGAATGCCGCTAGCGGCCGATTGGTGAAAGTAATTATAGAAACATCCTTGCTTTCTGATGAGGAAAAGGTAAAAGCTTGTCAGTTGGCTGTAGAGGCTGGCGCTGCATTTGTAAAAACATCTACCGGTTTTTCAACAGGTGGAGCGACGGTGGAAGATGTCGCATTAATGCGCAAAACCGTTGGAGAACAAGTGGGCGTGAAAGCTTCAGGAGGAATTCGCAGTTTAGCGGATATGTTAAAAATGATTGAAGCTGGAGCAAATCGCATCGGGACAAGCAGCGGTGTAAAAATAATTGAAGAAACATTGTAG
- a CDS encoding 16S rRNA (uracil(1498)-N(3))-methyltransferase: MQRYFVDDPFNEQKQLTIVGEAARHISKVMRMQKGEHIIVVQDGIAYVCTILSVGQEVIVEQTEETIPSPEMPIQVDIACGLPKGDKLEFIAQKGTELGMHGLIPFAAERSIVKWDHQKIGRKMERLSKIAQEAAEQSHRTFVPIISPPLSFQQLLEKFPDYDAVFVADEEEAKGEHTRFADKLKKVYDKESKSILFIFGPEGGLSRKEVEAFKEKGAIPVALGPRILRAETAPLYVLSAISYEFE; this comes from the coding sequence ATGCAGCGATATTTTGTTGATGATCCATTTAATGAACAAAAGCAATTGACAATTGTCGGAGAAGCTGCGCGTCATATATCGAAAGTCATGCGCATGCAAAAGGGCGAGCACATCATTGTCGTGCAAGATGGAATCGCATATGTCTGCACCATTCTTTCGGTAGGCCAAGAAGTGATAGTGGAACAAACGGAGGAGACGATTCCTTCTCCTGAAATGCCTATACAAGTAGATATTGCGTGTGGTTTACCAAAGGGCGATAAGCTTGAATTCATTGCCCAAAAGGGAACAGAGCTTGGTATGCATGGATTAATTCCTTTTGCGGCAGAACGGTCCATTGTAAAATGGGATCATCAGAAAATCGGCAGGAAAATGGAACGCTTATCCAAAATTGCCCAAGAAGCAGCGGAGCAATCCCACCGAACTTTTGTGCCAATCATCTCTCCACCTCTTTCATTCCAGCAGCTATTGGAAAAATTTCCAGATTACGATGCGGTGTTTGTAGCCGATGAAGAAGAGGCGAAGGGCGAGCACACAAGATTTGCGGACAAGTTAAAAAAAGTGTATGATAAAGAATCGAAGTCCATTTTATTTATTTTTGGCCCAGAAGGTGGACTTTCGAGAAAAGAAGTGGAAGCCTTTAAAGAAAAAGGCGCAATCCCTGTGGCATTGGGTCCAAGAATATTAAGAGCAGAAACGGCGCCTTTATATGTCCTTTCTGCCATATCATATGAATTTGAATGA
- a CDS encoding sporulation protein YqfD: MRIYDRRPVVVRVSRGEKVHEFIRRLQQNRVKIRELEYLDDEVKFEITRKEVSTVRALRKKYHLKVKIRYLQQSRIFQNTGWTIIGIALMILLPILCAQFIWKVDVEAETPELEAKVEKVLDEKIKLKQPLLKRHLLSDHEIRQTIMEEIRDLSWVHIIKKGGSMTIVPQLAPITEVKDKKPDRLYHLIAAKSGVITHFNITSGERRVMPNTTVYKGDVLVSGVIQIGEDDYLAVGAKGEVYADYWLETSFEIPRKVQYISATEKKWTIELKNQKEEEKEQSLQEVKLPKWISNFIEIKKTQTYTTTTQELSEEHINSFILPLLHEKILRSLPPKTNIKKENILHVTFDDDKVKGKVLFLVNENIAKEYPIDQGD; this comes from the coding sequence ATGAGAATTTACGACCGTCGCCCTGTAGTAGTCCGCGTGTCCCGCGGAGAAAAAGTGCATGAATTTATTCGGCGCCTGCAGCAAAATCGGGTAAAAATTCGCGAACTGGAGTATTTAGATGATGAAGTCAAATTTGAAATTACAAGAAAAGAAGTGTCTACGGTTCGCGCATTGCGGAAAAAATATCATTTAAAAGTAAAAATTCGTTATTTGCAACAATCAAGAATTTTTCAAAATACAGGATGGACAATCATCGGAATAGCACTTATGATTCTTCTTCCAATCTTATGTGCCCAATTTATTTGGAAAGTGGATGTAGAAGCGGAAACACCTGAACTTGAGGCAAAAGTGGAAAAAGTGTTGGATGAAAAAATAAAATTAAAACAGCCTTTACTAAAACGCCATCTCCTTTCCGATCATGAAATTAGACAAACAATCATGGAAGAAATCCGTGACCTTTCATGGGTTCATATTATCAAAAAAGGAGGCAGCATGACGATTGTTCCGCAGCTTGCTCCTATTACAGAAGTGAAAGACAAAAAGCCGGATCGACTTTACCATTTAATTGCTGCAAAGAGTGGAGTTATTACCCATTTTAATATTACAAGCGGCGAGCGCCGAGTCATGCCAAATACCACAGTCTATAAAGGAGATGTACTTGTCTCCGGGGTTATTCAAATAGGGGAGGATGATTACCTTGCTGTTGGTGCAAAAGGAGAAGTATACGCCGATTATTGGCTGGAAACAAGCTTTGAAATTCCACGAAAAGTGCAATATATTTCTGCCACTGAGAAAAAGTGGACGATTGAATTAAAAAATCAAAAAGAAGAGGAGAAGGAACAATCGTTACAAGAAGTCAAATTGCCAAAGTGGATTTCAAATTTTATCGAAATCAAAAAAACCCAAACTTATACAACAACTACTCAAGAACTTTCCGAAGAACACATCAACTCATTTATCTTGCCTCTATTGCACGAAAAAATTTTACGCTCGCTTCCACCAAAAACGAATATCAAGAAAGAAAATATTTTGCACGTTACCTTTGATGATGATAAAGTAAAAGGGAAAGTCCTATTTTTGGTAAATGAAAATATTGCGAAAGAATATCCTATTGACCAAGGAGATTAA
- a CDS encoding NfeD family protein has translation MNKPWLFQWMTMFMILCFIFPSSALAIENGMEAGNISTFVEKLATFVTNPIVVTVLLTVASLCLVFELLSPGIGIPGMIGFLSIILFFFGHVSAGFAGFQNILLFMIGFALLLAELLVPGGILGLIGSAFMVIGLLFAGKSVVHMAYSMIIALAIAIIGMVVLVKFFGKNIHLFSKLVLKDATTTEEGYVSNINRNDLLGKEGITLTPLRPAGSVLIGDERVDVVSEGSYIDFDKKVKVVQVEGSRIVVREIKEKEGEDA, from the coding sequence ATGAATAAGCCATGGCTTTTTCAGTGGATGACCATGTTTATGATATTATGTTTCATCTTTCCAAGCAGCGCTTTGGCAATAGAAAATGGAATGGAAGCTGGTAATATATCAACTTTTGTTGAAAAACTGGCAACCTTTGTAACGAATCCGATTGTGGTAACGGTACTTTTAACGGTTGCATCTCTTTGTTTAGTATTTGAACTGCTCTCGCCTGGAATCGGAATACCCGGCATGATTGGGTTCTTATCAATAATTTTATTCTTTTTTGGCCATGTATCAGCGGGATTTGCAGGATTTCAAAACATTCTTTTATTTATGATCGGATTTGCCTTGTTGCTTGCGGAGTTACTAGTCCCTGGGGGGATTTTAGGACTTATCGGTAGTGCTTTCATGGTAATTGGTTTATTGTTTGCAGGAAAAAGTGTTGTTCACATGGCTTATTCGATGATTATAGCATTGGCGATTGCCATAATAGGAATGGTGGTATTAGTGAAGTTCTTCGGAAAAAATATACATCTCTTTAGCAAACTGGTGTTGAAAGATGCAACAACGACTGAAGAAGGTTATGTTTCCAATATCAATCGCAATGATTTATTAGGGAAAGAAGGCATTACTCTTACACCTCTTAGACCTGCTGGCTCGGTTTTAATAGGGGATGAAAGGGTTGATGTGGTTTCTGAAGGAAGCTATATCGATTTTGATAAAAAAGTAAAAGTCGTGCAGGTTGAAGGGTCAAGAATCGTTGTAAGAGAAATCAAAGAGAAAGAAGGAGAAGATGCATGA
- the prmA gene encoding 50S ribosomal protein L11 methyltransferase: MKWTELSVLTTNEAVEAVSNIFHEAGASGVVIEDSSEFIKERDNVYGEIYDLSPDDYPAEGVIVKAYLPASSFLAETIEEIKLAIANLKNFNINIGKNILTTCEVNEDDWATSWKQYYHPIKVSERFTIVPTWENYERKNSDEIIIELDPGMAFGTGTHPTTVMCLQALEKVVKPGDVVIDVGTGSGVLSIASALLDASKVLALDLDPVAVKSAKENVELNKVENIVEVLQGNLLETVNINADVVVANILAEVIMSFTDDAYSILKPGGTFITSGIIGAKKEDVKSALEKSGFSIDEVLMLEDWVSIIAKK; encoded by the coding sequence GTGAAATGGACTGAATTATCCGTATTGACAACGAATGAAGCGGTTGAAGCCGTTTCCAATATTTTTCATGAAGCTGGAGCAAGCGGGGTAGTCATTGAAGATTCATCCGAATTCATAAAAGAACGGGATAATGTATATGGAGAAATTTATGACTTAAGTCCAGATGATTATCCTGCTGAAGGGGTGATTGTGAAGGCTTATCTTCCTGCATCCAGCTTTTTGGCTGAAACGATTGAGGAAATCAAACTTGCAATCGCCAACTTGAAAAATTTCAATATCAATATAGGGAAAAATATTCTAACGACTTGTGAAGTAAACGAAGACGATTGGGCTACATCATGGAAGCAATATTATCATCCAATTAAAGTTTCTGAACGTTTCACCATTGTGCCTACTTGGGAAAACTATGAACGTAAAAATTCCGATGAAATCATCATTGAGCTTGACCCTGGAATGGCCTTTGGTACCGGAACGCATCCTACAACCGTCATGTGTCTGCAAGCATTGGAAAAAGTAGTGAAACCGGGGGATGTTGTGATTGATGTCGGCACCGGTTCAGGCGTTTTATCGATAGCTTCTGCTTTGTTAGATGCTAGTAAAGTGCTCGCCCTTGATTTAGACCCGGTTGCTGTCAAGTCAGCAAAAGAAAATGTGGAGTTAAATAAGGTGGAAAACATCGTTGAAGTATTGCAAGGGAATTTGTTAGAAACTGTTAATATCAATGCGGATGTAGTGGTGGCCAACATTTTAGCGGAAGTCATCATGAGCTTTACAGACGATGCTTATTCCATTCTTAAACCAGGGGGAACGTTTATTACATCAGGAATTATAGGTGCAAAAAAAGAAGATGTAAAAAGCGCCCTTGAAAAATCCGGATTTTCCATTGATGAAGTTTTAATGTTGGAAGATTGGGTTTCCATCATTGCGAAAAAATAA
- the floA gene encoding flotillin-like protein FloA (flotillin-like protein involved in membrane lipid rafts) codes for MIFVDGLFVTSVIGFVLVIIVLGIFFTFVPVGLWISALAAGVRVSILTLIGMRLRRVIPGRIVNPLIKAHKAGLAVTINQLESHYLAGGNVDRVVNALIAAQRANIELSFERAAAIDLAGRDVLEAVQMSVNPKVIETPFIAGVALNGIEVKAKARITVRANLDRLVGGAGEDTVIARVGEGIVSTIGSSESHSKVLENPDMISQTVLKKGLDAGTAFEILSIDIADVDVGKNIGAELQIEQAQADKNIAQAKAEERRAMAVAKEQEMVARTQEMKAKVVEAEAQIPLALAEALRSGNLGIMDYMNYKNIQADTAMRESIANVTKTQQEES; via the coding sequence ATGATATTTGTTGATGGTTTATTTGTAACATCGGTAATCGGTTTTGTGCTAGTCATCATCGTTTTAGGGATATTCTTTACTTTTGTTCCTGTTGGGCTGTGGATTAGTGCATTAGCAGCCGGTGTTCGTGTGAGCATTTTAACGTTAATCGGAATGCGTTTGCGCCGCGTTATACCAGGTAGAATTGTGAACCCGTTAATCAAGGCCCATAAAGCAGGGTTGGCTGTGACGATTAACCAATTGGAATCCCACTATTTAGCCGGTGGGAATGTGGACCGAGTTGTCAATGCATTAATTGCTGCACAACGAGCGAATATTGAATTGTCTTTTGAACGGGCTGCTGCCATTGACCTAGCTGGTCGCGATGTGTTGGAAGCCGTTCAAATGTCCGTTAACCCGAAAGTAATTGAAACGCCATTTATTGCAGGTGTCGCCCTTAACGGGATTGAAGTAAAAGCAAAGGCTAGAATTACAGTACGCGCGAATTTGGACCGTTTAGTCGGCGGTGCCGGCGAAGATACGGTAATTGCCAGAGTTGGTGAAGGTATTGTTAGTACAATCGGTTCAAGTGAGTCCCATTCTAAAGTTTTGGAAAATCCTGACATGATTTCGCAAACAGTGTTGAAAAAAGGTTTGGACGCAGGTACTGCCTTCGAAATTTTATCCATCGATATTGCCGATGTAGATGTTGGTAAAAATATTGGTGCTGAGTTGCAAATTGAACAGGCTCAAGCGGATAAAAATATCGCTCAAGCGAAGGCGGAAGAACGCCGTGCGATGGCGGTGGCGAAAGAGCAAGAGATGGTGGCGAGAACGCAAGAAATGAAAGCAAAAGTGGTGGAAGCGGAAGCGCAAATTCCTTTGGCGTTGGCAGAAGCATTGCGCTCAGGAAATTTAGGCATCATGGATTACATGAATTACAAAAATATCCAAGCTGATACAGCTATGAGAGAGTCCATAGCAAATGTAACGAAAACTCAGCAAGAAGAGTCATAA